In Parasphingorhabdus halotolerans, a single window of DNA contains:
- the rnhA gene encoding ribonuclease HI — translation MIPGESATKNLQYVEIATDGACKGNPGPGGWGALIRFGDKEKEISGGEPETTNNRMELRAAIEALNTLKRPCRVKLSIDSTYVKDGITKWIFNWQKNGWRTAAKKPVKNADLWQDLLEAVERHQIEWSWVKGHSGDPDNERADVLASDAAEAAR, via the coding sequence ATGATTCCCGGCGAGAGTGCTACGAAAAACCTGCAATATGTCGAAATCGCTACTGATGGTGCATGCAAGGGAAATCCGGGACCGGGCGGCTGGGGCGCGCTCATCCGCTTTGGCGATAAAGAAAAGGAAATTTCGGGCGGCGAACCGGAAACGACAAATAACCGAATGGAGTTACGCGCCGCGATTGAAGCGCTGAACACGCTTAAGCGGCCTTGCCGGGTCAAGCTTTCGATCGACAGCACCTATGTAAAAGACGGCATCACCAAATGGATTTTCAATTGGCAGAAAAACGGCTGGCGCACGGCGGCGAAAAAGCCGGTTAAAAACGCCGACTTATGGCAGGACCTGCTTGAAGCGGTCGAGCGCCATCAGATTGAGTGGTCCTGGGTGAAGGGCCATTCGGGCGATCCAGACAATGAACGCGCTGATGTGCTGGCGAGCGACGCGGCAGAGGCGGCGCGTTGA
- a CDS encoding NAD(P)/FAD-dependent oxidoreductase, whose protein sequence is MNANKTFYDFAIIGAGIAGASIASELGGDASALLLEAESQPGYHATGRSAAFWTETYGGPQIQPLTTASRQFLQNPHESFSERSFLTRRGAINIGHDNQAQLAEKFMADFNGSGVRLERWGATEIARHISHLKSGWKQAVFEPDCFDIDVAGLHQAYLADARRKGVMLLCNARVDSIVRQDGMWELQVGDSQYYARKLVNAAGAWADYIAELAGLPPLGIKPLRRTMVQLETDPPAKIDGALIVALDGSFYFKPETGGSYWLSPHDEIPSAAVDAAPEELDVAIAIDRFQSVKDVEVKKVSRKWAGLRSFAPDRLPVYGFDPRDENFFWFAGQGGFGIQTAPAAARLTRSILLDQSRDEMVNTLDAALYHPRRFR, encoded by the coding sequence ATGAATGCGAACAAGACATTCTACGATTTTGCTATCATCGGCGCAGGTATTGCCGGCGCCAGCATTGCCTCGGAGCTTGGCGGCGATGCATCGGCGCTGCTCCTCGAAGCCGAAAGTCAACCCGGCTACCATGCCACCGGGCGGTCCGCTGCATTCTGGACGGAAACTTACGGCGGCCCGCAAATCCAGCCGCTAACAACAGCGTCGCGACAGTTTCTGCAAAACCCACATGAGAGTTTTTCAGAGCGCAGTTTTTTGACGCGTCGCGGGGCGATAAATATTGGCCATGACAACCAAGCTCAACTTGCTGAAAAGTTCATGGCCGATTTCAATGGCAGCGGCGTCCGGCTCGAAAGATGGGGTGCTACCGAAATCGCGCGACACATCAGCCATTTGAAATCCGGCTGGAAACAGGCTGTTTTTGAGCCTGATTGTTTTGATATAGATGTAGCGGGATTGCATCAGGCCTATCTGGCCGATGCGCGGCGAAAAGGCGTCATGTTGCTATGCAACGCCCGGGTTGACTCTATCGTTCGGCAAGACGGGATGTGGGAATTGCAGGTCGGAGACAGCCAGTATTACGCTCGAAAGCTGGTCAACGCAGCGGGCGCGTGGGCAGATTATATTGCCGAACTGGCTGGCCTCCCCCCGCTCGGGATCAAACCGCTGCGCCGGACGATGGTTCAACTGGAAACGGACCCGCCAGCGAAAATAGACGGCGCGCTGATCGTGGCACTGGATGGCAGTTTCTATTTCAAACCCGAAACCGGCGGAAGTTACTGGCTCAGCCCACACGATGAAATTCCATCAGCGGCCGTTGATGCCGCTCCGGAAGAGCTGGATGTGGCGATTGCGATTGATCGCTTTCAATCGGTAAAGGATGTGGAGGTTAAGAAAGTTTCCCGAAAATGGGCAGGCTTGCGAAGCTTTGCGCCTGATCGCCTGCCTGTTTACGGTTTCGACCCACGCGACGAGAATTTCTTCTGGTTCGCCGGGCAGGGTGGCTTTGGTATACAAACGGCGCCTGCGGCAGCGCGTTTGACCCGATCAATATTGCTGGATCAAAGCCGCGATGAAATGGTCAATACTCTTGATGCAGCGCTATATCATCCACGACGTTTTCGGTAA
- a CDS encoding pilus assembly protein CpaE, with protein sequence MNAPWKPGGAVNGRDPFAAFLCDDDTLDILRPVVEEMGWPADKCHKGGLRNAVQSLSVAASPNILLVDLSESGDPLSDINSLAEVCEPGTVVIAMGQVNDVRLYRDLIVSGLQDYLLKPFSPEQLRDVLSQAQAVLNAPKVEDGASDRPHVSTAVIGTRGGVGASTIATSLAWLLSSEKERLTAFLDLDVHFGTGALSLDLEPGRGLTDAIDNPSRIDGLFIERAMIKANDKLSLLSAEAPINSPMMTDGTAFFQLQEEFRAAFECTVIDLPRDMLINYPHLLGDVNATVIVTELTLASARDAIRLLSWLKSHAAQSKVIVVANKVQSSNLEISRQDFENSIERKIDIMIPADPKAAAQAAKLGQAFVEANKSSKAAAKIVELSGQILGAVASEDDDGEQAGKQSLMGKLGGLKSLLPSKKKTADAPASE encoded by the coding sequence ATGAACGCTCCTTGGAAACCAGGTGGAGCCGTAAATGGACGTGATCCGTTTGCCGCATTCCTCTGCGATGACGATACCCTCGACATTCTGCGCCCAGTTGTCGAAGAAATGGGTTGGCCGGCAGACAAGTGCCACAAAGGCGGATTGCGCAATGCTGTTCAATCATTGTCGGTAGCCGCAAGTCCGAATATCCTGCTGGTTGATCTCTCCGAATCCGGCGATCCTCTTAGCGACATAAACTCGCTCGCTGAAGTTTGCGAGCCAGGAACCGTCGTGATTGCAATGGGTCAGGTAAACGACGTTCGCTTGTACCGTGACCTTATCGTCAGCGGTTTGCAGGACTATTTGCTAAAACCATTTAGCCCTGAACAACTGCGCGATGTGCTCAGCCAGGCACAGGCGGTTCTGAACGCTCCAAAAGTGGAAGATGGAGCCAGTGACAGACCACATGTTTCAACTGCTGTCATTGGCACAAGGGGCGGTGTCGGGGCATCAACCATTGCGACATCTCTTGCCTGGTTGTTGAGTAGCGAAAAAGAACGCCTAACAGCCTTTCTCGACCTTGATGTCCATTTTGGTACCGGCGCGCTGTCGCTGGATCTGGAACCGGGCCGCGGCTTAACTGATGCGATTGATAATCCAAGCCGCATTGATGGTCTGTTTATTGAACGCGCGATGATCAAGGCAAATGACAAATTGTCTTTGCTGTCGGCAGAGGCACCTATCAACTCACCAATGATGACCGATGGCACTGCTTTCTTTCAACTGCAGGAAGAATTCCGCGCTGCTTTTGAATGCACCGTTATCGATCTGCCGCGCGACATGCTGATTAATTATCCGCACCTGCTTGGCGATGTCAATGCGACGGTTATTGTGACCGAATTGACACTGGCATCTGCTCGTGATGCAATCCGGTTGCTCTCATGGCTTAAATCACACGCGGCGCAGAGTAAGGTCATTGTGGTGGCTAACAAAGTACAATCGAGCAATCTTGAAATCTCGCGTCAGGATTTTGAAAATTCCATTGAACGGAAAATTGACATCATGATCCCTGCCGATCCCAAAGCTGCAGCTCAGGCGGCAAAATTGGGCCAGGCGTTTGTGGAAGCGAATAAATCAAGCAAAGCAGCAGCTAAAATTGTTGAACTTTCGGGACAAATTCTAGGAGCCGTGGCTTCGGAAGATGATGACGGCGAGCAAGCGGGCAAGCAATCGCTCATGGGCAAGCTTGGCGGACTAAAATCATTGCTTCCTTCAAAAAAGAAAACTGCGGACGCGCCTGCATCTGAATGA
- a CDS encoding YegP family protein encodes MAHKFEIYRDKKKEFRVRFKHNSEVMFSTEGYSSKASAKNAIKSILKNGPTAEIEDNS; translated from the coding sequence ATGGCGCACAAATTTGAAATTTATCGGGACAAGAAAAAAGAATTTCGGGTCCGTTTCAAGCATAACAGCGAGGTGATGTTTTCTACCGAAGGCTATTCCAGCAAAGCCAGCGCGAAAAATGCGATCAAGTCGATCCTCAAGAATGGCCCAACGGCTGAGATTGAAGATAATAGCTAG
- a CDS encoding type II and III secretion system protein family protein → MAIEYTKHSRSQTASFSKTGIRSKKMLGTVIAATIALALAANSASPVNAQSASVSNPQSRISLSVGRGKLITLPAPIEDVFIAQDEIADVQVRSPRQIYIFGKKGGQTSFYATSSSGKVMYSAEVSVNAEISSVDQMLSLAMPDSKITVSTMNNFVLLTGTISDPRDAEEAENLVQAYVGEETRVVSRLKTATPLQVNLRVRFAEVSRSLAKEINGNVTTRDASNGFLFGVNRGRNFASIGNFDTSNLPQLDASNLFGLPAGSISLPFDPNSGQFITGGTAFNFTQGAGLNTIQAAGRLFGLDIATALDVSERVGLVTTLASPNLTTISGETATFLAGGRFPIPVSSGLGEISVTYQEYGVSLTYTPTVLSNGRISIRVAPKVSELSSQGAVVLNGFSIPAITTREAETTVELGSGESFMIAGLMQNNYNSVIDKTPGLADVPILGNLFKSDGYRKNETELMIVVTPYLVKPVSDDKIVLPTDGFKHANDFERVIMNRQSSTGEADRPKPTVAPPVASGPALSSMAPPAKGKTAKKSGKSSGSAAPGFSFDK, encoded by the coding sequence ATGGCTATAGAATATACAAAGCATAGCCGCAGTCAGACGGCTTCCTTTTCGAAAACCGGTATCCGATCAAAGAAAATGTTGGGCACTGTGATTGCGGCAACCATAGCTTTGGCTCTGGCTGCAAACAGCGCAAGTCCGGTAAACGCCCAGTCGGCATCCGTTTCCAACCCGCAATCGCGCATAAGTTTGTCGGTTGGGCGTGGAAAATTGATCACCCTGCCAGCGCCTATAGAAGACGTTTTTATAGCTCAGGACGAGATTGCCGATGTACAGGTGCGGTCTCCGCGTCAAATATACATCTTCGGCAAAAAAGGTGGCCAGACAAGTTTCTATGCTACCAGCAGTTCTGGAAAAGTGATGTATTCGGCAGAAGTATCGGTCAACGCCGAAATTTCGTCAGTCGATCAAATGCTCTCCCTCGCGATGCCGGATTCGAAAATTACAGTGAGCACAATGAATAATTTCGTTCTGCTAACCGGTACAATATCTGATCCTCGCGATGCAGAAGAGGCTGAAAACTTGGTTCAAGCCTACGTCGGTGAAGAGACAAGGGTAGTCAGCCGGTTGAAAACCGCAACACCACTTCAGGTAAATTTGAGAGTCCGTTTTGCGGAAGTTAGCCGGTCACTGGCCAAGGAAATCAATGGCAACGTGACAACGCGCGATGCCAGCAACGGCTTTCTATTCGGTGTTAACCGGGGGCGCAATTTTGCTTCGATCGGCAATTTCGATACTTCAAATCTGCCGCAACTGGATGCTTCCAACCTGTTTGGTTTACCAGCAGGATCCATCTCGTTGCCTTTCGATCCAAACTCCGGTCAATTCATCACTGGCGGCACTGCGTTCAATTTCACGCAAGGAGCCGGCCTCAACACCATACAAGCGGCTGGCCGCCTGTTCGGTCTTGATATTGCGACAGCGCTGGACGTGTCTGAACGCGTGGGCCTGGTCACAACCTTGGCATCACCAAATCTGACAACCATTTCCGGTGAAACAGCAACATTTCTTGCCGGCGGTCGTTTCCCGATCCCGGTTTCAAGCGGGTTGGGCGAGATTTCAGTGACCTATCAGGAATATGGTGTAAGCCTTACCTACACGCCGACGGTGCTGTCAAATGGCAGGATATCGATCCGCGTGGCACCAAAAGTATCCGAGTTGTCATCACAAGGTGCTGTGGTCCTGAATGGCTTTTCAATTCCCGCGATCACAACGAGAGAAGCAGAAACAACCGTAGAACTTGGTTCAGGTGAGAGCTTCATGATTGCTGGTCTGATGCAAAATAACTATAACTCGGTTATCGACAAAACTCCTGGTCTTGCCGACGTACCTATTTTGGGTAACCTATTCAAATCAGACGGTTACCGGAAAAATGAAACGGAATTGATGATCGTGGTTACACCATATCTGGTGAAACCGGTCAGCGATGACAAGATCGTTTTACCGACAGACGGCTTCAAGCACGCCAATGATTTTGAGCGAGTCATCATGAATCGCCAAAGTTCAACCGGCGAAGCCGACCGTCCAAAACCAACCGTCGCACCACCGGTTGCCAGTGGCCCGGCCCTCAGCAGCATGGCCCCGCCAGCAAAAGGCAAAACTGCAAAGAAATCAGGAAAATCCAGCGGCAGCGCTGCGCCTGGCTTTAGCTTCGACAAATAA
- the thrB gene encoding homoserine kinase: MAVYTKVSAEEIDAFLTRYDVGTLVSAKGIAEGVENSNFMIETTQDRFILTLYEKRVDPADLPFFIAMLDHLAAKGCSVPPMIADKSGEKIQQLCGKSACLIKFLSGVSVTTPTPAQAFAAGAVLGEMHSALVDFSLERPNSMDHDAWRKLASDCGSEGLDKIFSGLGAIVYSELDELDTAWPDNLEWSVIHADLFPDNVLMLGDKVTGLIDFYFSCSDVRAYDIAVTHAAWCFAEDGSGFDKNISIALLGGYAKSFEISDEEREALPVLARGAALRFLLTRAFDWINTPADALVTRKDPTAFLRRLQYYQKHPEVFNA, encoded by the coding sequence ATGGCCGTTTATACCAAGGTCAGCGCAGAAGAAATTGACGCATTTTTGACCCGCTATGATGTCGGCACCTTGGTCTCGGCCAAGGGCATTGCCGAAGGTGTAGAGAATAGCAATTTCATGATTGAGACAACGCAGGATCGCTTCATTCTCACGCTATACGAAAAGCGCGTTGATCCTGCAGATTTGCCGTTTTTTATCGCGATGCTCGACCATCTGGCGGCCAAAGGCTGCAGCGTCCCGCCAATGATCGCGGATAAATCCGGCGAGAAAATCCAGCAGCTTTGTGGCAAATCCGCCTGCCTTATAAAATTTCTTTCCGGCGTATCGGTGACCACCCCGACCCCTGCCCAGGCTTTTGCCGCAGGGGCCGTGCTTGGAGAGATGCACAGCGCGCTGGTTGATTTTAGCCTTGAGCGGCCGAACAGCATGGATCATGACGCCTGGCGCAAGCTGGCGTCAGATTGCGGATCGGAAGGTCTCGACAAGATATTTTCGGGGCTGGGCGCAATCGTCTATTCAGAACTGGATGAACTGGACACCGCCTGGCCTGACAATCTCGAGTGGTCGGTTATCCACGCAGACCTCTTTCCGGACAATGTTTTGATGCTCGGTGACAAGGTAACCGGGCTGATAGACTTTTATTTCTCCTGTTCCGACGTGCGCGCTTATGACATTGCAGTAACCCACGCCGCCTGGTGCTTTGCAGAAGATGGCAGCGGCTTTGACAAAAACATCTCGATCGCGCTGCTTGGCGGATATGCCAAGAGCTTTGAAATCAGCGATGAAGAACGTGAGGCGTTGCCGGTGCTGGCACGTGGCGCGGCATTGCGTTTTTTGCTGACGCGCGCTTTTGACTGGATCAATACACCGGCTGATGCGCTTGTAACCCGTAAAGACCCCACTGCGTTTCTGCGCCGCCTGCAATATTATCAAAAGCATCCGGAAGTTTTTAACGCATGA
- the cpaB gene encoding Flp pilus assembly protein CpaB, protein MDKKKLILLIGALVVAAVTALLAKNMFDGAAAPQAEAKKAEVMGEEVLVATRALPVGTIITPDAFQFQPWPKDLIEEAYFQKEGTDIAALNGTVVRNAITAGQPLTKGAIVSPGDRGFLAAALGPGMRAVTIPVTGLTGVAGFVFPGDRVDLMLTQSITGAGPEMKVSETVIRNLRVLATDNRVSATTDEEGQTVAQQAKLVTLEATPKIAEQISVAQTLGTLSLSLRSLADSSAELEEAIASGEIRLPKTDDPAEEARMIKSLAARPNSRKSTFSTGGDISRFETKTPPPAEAIPEKNKPEGPKVRVFSGSTQERVEFGD, encoded by the coding sequence ATGGACAAGAAGAAACTTATTTTGCTGATAGGCGCGCTGGTTGTTGCAGCGGTTACCGCCTTGCTGGCCAAGAACATGTTTGATGGTGCTGCGGCACCACAAGCCGAAGCGAAGAAAGCGGAAGTGATGGGCGAAGAAGTGCTCGTTGCAACACGCGCTCTTCCCGTTGGCACAATTATTACACCAGATGCGTTCCAATTCCAGCCTTGGCCTAAAGATTTGATCGAGGAAGCTTATTTCCAGAAGGAAGGCACCGATATTGCGGCACTGAACGGCACTGTCGTTCGCAATGCGATAACCGCCGGCCAGCCGTTGACCAAAGGTGCTATCGTAAGCCCGGGAGATCGTGGTTTTCTGGCAGCGGCTCTCGGCCCCGGCATGCGCGCTGTGACTATTCCCGTTACGGGTCTTACCGGCGTGGCTGGATTTGTTTTCCCTGGCGACCGTGTCGATCTTATGCTGACCCAGTCGATCACAGGCGCTGGTCCGGAAATGAAAGTTTCGGAAACAGTCATTCGCAATCTGCGTGTGTTGGCAACCGACAATCGCGTTAGCGCAACGACCGATGAAGAAGGCCAGACCGTCGCGCAACAGGCAAAATTGGTGACTTTGGAAGCTACTCCCAAAATCGCAGAGCAAATTTCGGTTGCGCAAACATTGGGCACGTTGAGTCTATCGCTGCGGTCGCTAGCCGATAGCAGTGCAGAGCTGGAAGAAGCCATTGCTTCGGGTGAAATCAGGCTACCGAAAACAGATGATCCAGCTGAAGAAGCTCGAATGATCAAATCGCTAGCAGCACGTCCAAATTCTCGCAAATCAACTTTCTCGACTGGTGGTGATATTTCACGGTTTGAAACCAAAACACCTCCTCCCGCAGAAGCGATACCCGAGAAAAACAAGCCTGAAGGACCAAAGGTCCGGGTATTTAGTGGCAGCACCCAAGAACGCGTCGAGTTTGGAGATTAA
- a CDS encoding A24 family peptidase yields the protein MNGEQLIYLLWGGLAIALIVAAITDIKSRTISNKLNLTIALAAPLFWIASGMSFWPDMVWQLGIAAIIFAIFAGMFALGAMGGGDVKLLAAIALWLHWLTLIQMLVIMSIAGGVLTIFMIINKKIQKHEGPVKVPYGVAISFSGLWVISSIIYERYFNHFT from the coding sequence ATGAACGGGGAACAACTCATCTACTTGCTCTGGGGCGGCTTGGCAATTGCACTGATTGTTGCAGCCATTACCGACATTAAAAGCCGGACTATATCCAACAAGCTGAACCTAACCATTGCGCTTGCGGCACCGCTTTTCTGGATTGCTAGCGGCATGAGCTTTTGGCCAGATATGGTTTGGCAACTGGGTATTGCCGCAATTATATTTGCAATTTTCGCTGGCATGTTCGCGCTCGGCGCGATGGGCGGCGGTGACGTTAAATTGCTGGCCGCAATAGCGTTGTGGTTGCACTGGCTGACACTCATTCAAATGTTGGTCATAATGTCGATTGCTGGCGGCGTGTTAACCATCTTCATGATTATAAACAAAAAAATTCAAAAACACGAAGGTCCAGTCAAGGTGCCGTACGGAGTAGCGATCTCGTTTTCGGGGCTCTGGGTCATCTCCAGCATCATTTACGAACGATATTTTAACCATTTTACTTGA
- a CDS encoding alpha/beta fold hydrolase translates to MSLSTNNNFDRRSIPAGVTERPWQAADGWELRRLEWGHPQDMARGSVLFMTGRADFYEKYLETFHDFHTAGWNVTTADWRGQGGSGRCGAHPHVGHIDDFSIWVADLAELFAEWQLTHPGPHVMVGHSMGGHLVMRALAEQKIHPDATILSAPMLVPAGGGMSEWMAELAAKIMCLAGRAQRRAWKVSEKPLEPEVLRQRLLTHDAERYADEFFWFAKRPYLRLGPASWRWVERAYASARKLRNPLNLRKVRSPVLFLVTSVDELVDNAAIEIAHQLIQHSELKLFGPECAHEIFREVDAVRNEALRASFNFLEKVAPPK, encoded by the coding sequence TTGAGCCTATCGACGAACAATAATTTTGACAGACGGTCGATACCGGCAGGCGTAACAGAGCGGCCATGGCAGGCTGCAGATGGTTGGGAACTGCGCAGACTGGAATGGGGCCACCCTCAGGATATGGCGCGTGGTTCAGTGCTCTTCATGACTGGCCGCGCCGATTTCTACGAAAAATATCTTGAGACATTTCATGATTTTCACACTGCTGGATGGAATGTGACAACGGCGGATTGGCGCGGACAAGGCGGGTCCGGGCGTTGTGGAGCCCACCCCCATGTTGGCCATATCGACGATTTTTCAATCTGGGTTGCTGATCTGGCGGAGCTGTTTGCAGAGTGGCAGCTTACCCATCCGGGTCCGCATGTAATGGTTGGCCATAGCATGGGAGGGCATCTCGTCATGCGGGCACTGGCGGAACAGAAAATCCATCCCGATGCGACCATTTTATCTGCGCCGATGCTCGTGCCAGCCGGAGGCGGCATGTCAGAATGGATGGCAGAGCTAGCTGCCAAAATCATGTGCTTGGCCGGCCGTGCGCAGCGCCGGGCCTGGAAGGTAAGCGAGAAACCGCTGGAACCTGAAGTGCTGCGACAACGACTGTTGACCCATGATGCCGAGCGCTATGCTGATGAATTTTTCTGGTTTGCGAAGCGCCCTTATCTAAGGCTTGGTCCAGCAAGCTGGCGCTGGGTGGAGCGGGCTTATGCATCGGCGCGAAAATTGCGCAATCCTCTGAATTTGCGCAAAGTAAGATCACCGGTATTGTTTCTGGTGACCTCGGTTGACGAGTTGGTTGACAACGCCGCTATCGAAATAGCACATCAGCTTATACAGCATTCTGAGTTGAAGTTGTTCGGACCGGAATGTGCCCATGAAATTTTCCGTGAAGTGGATGCAGTCAGGAATGAGGCGCTTAGGGCCAGCTTTAATTTTCTTGAAAAAGTGGCTCCGCCCAAATGA
- a CDS encoding CpaD family pilus assembly protein codes for MRFVSSALVIALGLSVTACGSTTANRSVNSERQPVVTRSNFVLDLNVSGGALSSSEQDRLIGWFDALDLGYGDRVAIEDPSYASSAAARSTVEAIASRHGLLVSDLAPVTEGYIPSGAMRVVVSRATASVPGCPDWSHRSHTDFQGRTSANYGCGTNSTMAAMMADPNDLVRGQSADGEDQEKASKAIRAYRDKNVGGQ; via the coding sequence ATGCGTTTCGTTTCATCTGCACTTGTAATCGCTCTCGGGCTTTCGGTCACTGCCTGTGGAAGCACCACCGCAAACCGCTCGGTTAATAGCGAACGCCAGCCTGTTGTGACCCGGTCAAACTTCGTGCTCGACCTAAATGTTTCGGGAGGTGCGCTTTCATCGAGCGAACAAGACCGCCTCATTGGCTGGTTCGATGCATTAGATCTTGGGTACGGCGACCGTGTTGCCATTGAAGATCCAAGCTATGCTTCCAGCGCCGCAGCTCGAAGCACGGTAGAAGCCATAGCTTCGCGTCACGGTTTACTGGTCAGTGACCTAGCTCCTGTTACGGAAGGCTATATTCCTTCCGGAGCCATGAGAGTGGTCGTATCTCGCGCGACGGCGTCCGTGCCTGGCTGTCCGGACTGGAGCCATCGTAGCCATACCGATTTTCAGGGCCGGACCAGCGCCAATTATGGATGCGGTACGAATAGTACCATGGCCGCCATGATGGCCGACCCGAATGATCTTGTCCGCGGACAAAGCGCAGACGGGGAAGATCAGGAAAAAGCTTCGAAAGCCATTCGCGCTTATCGCGACAAAAATGTTGGAGGACAATAA